One stretch of Armatimonadota bacterium DNA includes these proteins:
- a CDS encoding zf-HC2 domain-containing protein, producing the protein MISCREAVARLWAYLDRNLERLQEQELEEHLGLCRHCCGELEFARHVRALLQRPGAAVELPTETRAKLEDFIRQLGGGA; encoded by the coding sequence ATGATCAGTTGCCGGGAAGCCGTGGCGCGCCTGTGGGCGTACCTGGACCGCAACCTGGAGCGTTTGCAGGAACAGGAGCTGGAGGAGCACCTGGGGTTGTGCAGGCACTGTTGCGGGGAGCTGGAGTTCGCGCGTCACGTGCGGGCGCTGTTGCAGCGGCCGGGCGCGGCTGTGGAGCTGCCCACAGAGACCCGGGCGAAGCTGGAGGACTTCATCCGCCAGTTGGGAGGGGGGGCATGA
- the crcB gene encoding fluoride efflux transporter CrcB — MRYVLVLFGGALGALARYVVDGWVVSRLDTGFPFGTLVVNLSGSFLLGVLSVVTVERLLLPGEWRVLLGIGFLGAYTTFSTWQYETFRLLEAGQWGAGLVNLFGSAVAGFAALVLGVLVGRVL, encoded by the coding sequence ATGCGCTACGTTCTCGTCCTGTTCGGCGGCGCACTCGGAGCGCTCGCCCGTTACGTGGTGGACGGGTGGGTCGTGAGCCGCCTGGACACGGGGTTCCCCTTCGGGACCCTGGTGGTGAACCTGTCGGGCAGCTTCCTTCTGGGTGTGCTGTCGGTGGTCACCGTGGAGCGGCTGCTTCTGCCCGGAGAATGGCGGGTGTTGCTGGGCATCGGGTTTTTGGGCGCGTACACGACCTTCTCCACCTGGCAGTACGAAACCTTCCGGCTGCTGGAGGCGGGACAGTGGGGCGCGGGGTTGGTGAACCTGTTCGGCAGCGCGGTGGCGGGCTTCGCGGCGCTGGTTCTGGGCGTCCTCGTGGGCCGAGTTCTGTGA
- a CDS encoding heavy metal-responsive transcriptional regulator, with protein sequence MNQKEVGVPQAESGVRIGELAREFGLNPRTLRYYEAVGLLRPHRTPSGYRVYVETDRERLRFVLRAKRAGFTLREMREVVELKDRGQVPCEHVRRQVERKLREVEARLQALQALQDELRRLRRRAGRRTSGIPCVCPILEGPRDRVEPRRPHVPAGRNKAGSGGRPFP encoded by the coding sequence ATGAACCAGAAGGAAGTCGGGGTTCCCCAGGCGGAGAGCGGAGTGCGCATCGGCGAGCTGGCCCGGGAGTTCGGGCTCAACCCGAGGACCCTGCGGTACTACGAGGCGGTGGGCCTGCTTCGACCCCATAGGACGCCCTCCGGGTACCGGGTGTACGTAGAGACGGACCGGGAGCGGTTGCGGTTCGTGCTGCGCGCAAAACGGGCAGGGTTCACGCTGCGCGAGATGCGGGAAGTCGTGGAGCTGAAGGACCGAGGGCAGGTCCCCTGCGAGCACGTCCGCCGCCAGGTCGAGCGGAAGCTGCGAGAGGTGGAAGCCCGGCTACAGGCGCTGCAGGCGTTGCAGGACGAGCTCCGGCGCCTGCGGCGGCGGGCCGGGCGTCGGACGAGCGGCATCCCGTGCGTCTGCCCGATCCTTGAGGGACCGCGGGACCGGGTAGAGCCGCGGAGGCCCCACGTTCCCGCTGGCCGCAATAAAGCGGGGAGCGGAGGTCGTCCTTTCCCGTAG
- a CDS encoding cation-translocating P-type ATPase, whose product MTVAAARLHLKLGGMHCSLCVESVRRAVLKLPGVESVHVSIAHQEALVEYDPARLTPEAVTATLQAVGFTVHPPDEAGRSAEEERELAHARRLAWTAAGLFVVASALMLTSAWWGPSRARALAMGVLAGFAALGPARWVLRNAWQSLRRGILNQDVLAASAALAGLVGGAAGLVAPGFPAGEFFGATVYVLAFHLVGGYLSVLVHVRASQSVRALLSLAPKTAWRLRPDGAEEEVPVDQLRPGDLLRVRPGERIPADGVVVVGSSAVDESLLTGEPIPVDKLPGDEVVGGSLNRWGSLVIRVARVGPESFLQSVVRHVAEARALKPGVLRVVDRVLLWFVPGVFAAAAAGFVLWTAGAAVAGGRPDAARAVLAALTVLVMGYPCALGMATPLGIVRASGEAARRGILMRSGEAFQLLGRVDTFVFDKTGTLTEGRPHLVGCWTRGIPEEDALQLAASAERPSEHPLGRAIVAGAQVRGIPLLEPEEFTAHPGRGVAAKVRGHRVLVGTEQFLVEGGVDPSPLRAAAAEFREVGWTAVLLAVDGQAVAVLGVADRLKPDAVGTVADLRRRGLRVVLLTGDDHRTARAVAQEAGIPEVLSEVLPGQKAGVVRALQRAGRRVAMVGDGINDAPALMQADVGIAVGAGADVAVESADVVLVGDRLGAVVEALELAGRSYHLTVQNVVLALAFNGVGVLASVSGLVRPVWAMLAMATSVSLVLVRSLAGRVTPRVAAVGTSDVGAGGAG is encoded by the coding sequence ATGACGGTGGCCGCGGCCAGGCTGCACCTGAAGCTGGGTGGCATGCACTGTTCCCTGTGCGTGGAGTCCGTCCGCCGGGCGGTGTTGAAGCTTCCCGGGGTCGAGTCCGTGCACGTCTCCATCGCGCACCAGGAGGCCCTGGTGGAGTACGACCCCGCCCGCCTGACCCCGGAGGCGGTCACCGCCACCCTTCAGGCGGTCGGGTTCACCGTCCACCCACCCGACGAGGCGGGCCGATCCGCGGAAGAGGAACGGGAGCTTGCGCACGCACGACGCCTCGCATGGACCGCGGCCGGGCTGTTCGTGGTCGCCTCCGCGCTCATGCTGACGTCCGCCTGGTGGGGGCCGAGCCGGGCACGGGCCCTGGCCATGGGTGTTCTGGCCGGCTTCGCCGCCTTGGGGCCGGCCCGGTGGGTCCTGCGCAACGCCTGGCAGTCCCTGCGCCGGGGCATCCTCAACCAGGACGTGCTGGCCGCATCCGCCGCGCTCGCCGGACTGGTGGGCGGAGCCGCCGGCCTCGTCGCCCCGGGCTTCCCTGCGGGCGAGTTCTTCGGCGCCACGGTGTACGTGCTGGCGTTCCACCTGGTGGGAGGGTACCTGTCCGTGCTGGTCCACGTGCGGGCGTCGCAGTCCGTGCGGGCGCTGTTGAGCCTGGCGCCCAAGACCGCGTGGAGGCTGCGCCCGGACGGAGCCGAGGAGGAAGTGCCCGTGGACCAGCTGCGACCGGGGGACTTGCTGCGGGTGCGGCCGGGGGAACGCATCCCCGCCGACGGCGTGGTGGTGGTAGGCAGTTCCGCGGTCGACGAGAGCCTGCTCACGGGCGAGCCCATCCCCGTGGACAAGCTTCCGGGAGACGAGGTGGTGGGCGGGTCGTTGAACCGGTGGGGTAGCCTCGTGATCCGCGTGGCCCGGGTTGGGCCGGAGAGCTTCCTGCAGTCCGTGGTGCGTCACGTGGCCGAGGCGCGGGCCCTCAAGCCCGGCGTCCTGCGGGTCGTGGACCGGGTCCTGCTGTGGTTCGTGCCCGGGGTGTTCGCCGCGGCGGCGGCGGGGTTCGTGCTGTGGACAGCCGGCGCGGCCGTGGCGGGCGGCAGGCCGGACGCCGCGCGAGCGGTGCTGGCGGCTCTCACCGTGCTCGTGATGGGATACCCGTGCGCCCTGGGCATGGCCACCCCGCTCGGCATCGTGCGGGCCTCCGGGGAGGCGGCCCGACGCGGGATCCTCATGCGATCCGGGGAAGCCTTTCAGCTCCTCGGTCGCGTGGACACCTTCGTCTTCGACAAGACGGGAACCCTCACGGAGGGAAGGCCACACCTGGTGGGATGCTGGACGCGCGGGATCCCGGAAGAGGATGCGTTGCAGCTTGCCGCGAGCGCGGAGCGGCCCTCCGAGCACCCGCTGGGCAGGGCCATCGTGGCCGGCGCCCAGGTGCGGGGGATCCCGTTGCTGGAGCCGGAGGAGTTCACCGCCCACCCCGGCCGCGGGGTGGCGGCGAAGGTCAGGGGACATCGGGTGCTGGTGGGCACCGAGCAGTTCCTCGTGGAAGGCGGGGTCGATCCTTCCCCGCTTCGGGCCGCGGCCGCCGAGTTTCGGGAGGTGGGCTGGACCGCGGTGCTCCTGGCCGTCGACGGCCAGGCGGTCGCGGTACTGGGGGTCGCGGACCGGCTCAAGCCCGACGCCGTGGGCACCGTCGCGGATCTGCGCAGGAGGGGCCTGCGGGTGGTCCTCCTCACCGGCGATGACCACCGCACCGCGCGGGCCGTGGCACAGGAGGCGGGCATCCCGGAGGTGTTGAGCGAGGTGCTCCCGGGGCAGAAGGCGGGGGTCGTCCGGGCGCTGCAGCGGGCAGGCCGGCGGGTCGCCATGGTGGGCGACGGGATCAACGACGCCCCGGCCCTCATGCAGGCGGACGTGGGGATCGCCGTCGGCGCGGGAGCCGACGTGGCGGTGGAGAGCGCGGACGTGGTGCTGGTGGGGGACCGGCTGGGAGCTGTGGTGGAAGCGCTAGAGCTCGCGGGGCGCAGCTACCACCTGACCGTGCAGAACGTGGTCCTGGCCCTGGCGTTCAACGGAGTGGGCGTGTTGGCGTCGGTGTCCGGGCTCGTCAGGCCGGTGTGGGCGATGCTGGCCATGGCGACGAGCGTGAGCCTGGTGCTGGTCCGATCCCTGGCGGGGAGGGTGACTCCACGCGTCGCAGCGGTGGGGACGTCGGATGTCGGGGCAGGAGGGGCGGGATGA
- a CDS encoding DUF190 domain-containing protein has product MKLSEEGLLLRIYVGESDRWHDRPLYEAIVLRAREMGLAGATVLRGLAGFGASSRIHTAKLLRLSEDLPVVIEIADEAERIERFLPVLDEMIGEGLVTLEKVRVILYRHRPQPAKR; this is encoded by the coding sequence GTGAAGCTGAGCGAGGAAGGCCTGCTGCTGCGGATCTACGTGGGGGAGTCCGACCGCTGGCACGACCGGCCGCTGTACGAGGCCATCGTGCTCCGGGCCCGGGAGATGGGGCTGGCGGGGGCCACGGTCCTGCGCGGACTGGCAGGCTTCGGGGCCAGCAGCCGGATCCACACCGCAAAGCTCCTGCGCCTCTCGGAGGACCTGCCGGTGGTCATCGAGATCGCGGACGAGGCCGAGCGCATCGAGCGGTTCCTGCCGGTCCTGGACGAGATGATCGGTGAAGGTCTGGTCACCCTCGAGAAAGTCCGCGTGATCCTGTACCGGCACCGGCCGCAGCCTGCGAAGCGCTGA
- a CDS encoding DUF2182 domain-containing protein, whose translation MLATPRTSQDRLWYGGAVAALIASAWGILGVWGASPHAAWLGHRGGGEASVQLLIHLGIFVVAWTLMTVAMMLPGSLPLVRLFGILVRERAGHGRLVAGLVAGYLLVWAGFGVAAFVGDLLVHALIDRVPGMGGFVYPAVLLTAGAYQFTSLKDRCLTQCRSPYTQIASHWRGFRPMREAMALGVRHGEWCVGCCWVLMLVMFAAGVGHLGWMLALGAVMAAERATPWGRRVSRPVGLVLMVWAIALLAGTPSVRLLEL comes from the coding sequence ATGCTGGCCACGCCTCGGACCTCGCAAGATCGCCTCTGGTACGGCGGTGCCGTGGCCGCTCTGATCGCGTCGGCGTGGGGGATCCTCGGGGTCTGGGGCGCGTCGCCCCACGCGGCCTGGCTGGGCCACCGAGGGGGCGGCGAAGCCTCGGTGCAGCTGTTGATCCACCTGGGGATCTTCGTTGTCGCCTGGACGCTCATGACGGTCGCGATGATGCTTCCCGGGAGCCTGCCGCTGGTGCGCCTGTTTGGGATCCTCGTCCGGGAGCGAGCCGGACATGGGCGCCTCGTGGCCGGCCTGGTCGCAGGGTACCTGCTCGTGTGGGCGGGGTTCGGTGTGGCCGCTTTCGTCGGTGACCTTCTGGTCCACGCCCTGATCGATCGCGTCCCTGGGATGGGAGGGTTCGTGTATCCCGCCGTGTTGCTCACGGCGGGCGCGTACCAGTTCACTTCCCTGAAGGACCGGTGCCTGACGCAGTGTCGGTCGCCCTACACCCAGATCGCCAGCCACTGGCGGGGCTTCCGGCCGATGCGCGAGGCGATGGCCCTGGGAGTCCGCCACGGGGAGTGGTGTGTCGGGTGTTGCTGGGTCCTCATGCTGGTGATGTTCGCTGCGGGAGTCGGCCACCTGGGGTGGATGCTGGCCCTGGGAGCGGTGATGGCGGCCGAGCGGGCCACCCCCTGGGGGCGGCGGGTGAGCAGGCCTGTGGGCTTGGTCCTGATGGTGTGGGCCATCGCCCTTCTGGCCGGCACGCCCAGCGTGCGACTTCTGGAATTGTAG
- a CDS encoding RNA polymerase sigma factor, with translation MAEAAGPGLGYEECVRPHLDYLYGVALRLCGNRTAAEDLLQDALLRAFRAFRSLRDREHPRRWLTRVLTSAFYDRVRMELNDALHRSVEEDFDLFDKIAEEDPFPYSDRVHLDFLELFDDARILEVLQGLAPQHRVAVILAYVYGFTAREIGEFTGRPVGTVLSWLHRGRKQLERELWEHAVSHHLIDRGAVGR, from the coding sequence ATGGCGGAGGCGGCAGGACCGGGCTTGGGCTACGAGGAGTGCGTCCGGCCCCACCTGGACTACCTCTACGGGGTAGCCCTCCGGTTGTGCGGGAACCGCACCGCTGCTGAAGACCTCCTTCAGGACGCCCTACTTCGGGCCTTCCGTGCGTTCAGGAGCCTGAGGGACCGGGAGCACCCCCGCCGGTGGCTCACCCGGGTGCTCACCAGCGCCTTCTACGACCGGGTTCGGATGGAGCTGAACGACGCCCTGCACCGTTCGGTGGAGGAAGACTTCGACCTGTTTGACAAGATCGCCGAGGAAGACCCGTTCCCCTACTCCGACCGGGTGCACCTGGACTTCCTGGAGCTGTTCGACGACGCGCGGATCCTGGAGGTCCTGCAGGGTCTGGCCCCGCAGCACCGGGTCGCGGTCATCCTGGCGTATGTGTACGGCTTCACGGCGCGGGAGATCGGCGAATTCACAGGCCGGCCTGTGGGGACGGTACTCAGCTGGCTGCACCGGGGACGGAAGCAGCTGGAACGGGAGCTGTGGGAGCACGCAGTGAGCCACCACCTCATTGACCGGGGGGCAGTCGGGAGATGA
- a CDS encoding DUF1326 domain-containing protein yields the protein MREVGYAIEGKLLEACSCAAVCPCWVGEDPDGGECDGLVAYHYERGEIDGVDVSGLTLALAVHIPGNVLKGGWKVVAFVDSKASPRQKEAILAAHTGELGGPLADLATLVGEVLGVYDVPIEFAMTEGRGHIRVGDAVAGEMQPLTDLQGRPTSLVDSVFSTIPGSPAIVGKAPMLRARIPQHRIGWEFSGRNAILGSFRFTA from the coding sequence GTGAGGGAAGTGGGGTACGCGATCGAGGGCAAGTTGCTGGAGGCCTGTTCCTGCGCGGCGGTGTGCCCGTGCTGGGTGGGCGAGGATCCGGACGGGGGCGAGTGCGACGGATTGGTGGCCTATCACTATGAGCGGGGAGAGATCGACGGGGTCGACGTGTCCGGCTTGACCCTGGCCCTGGCGGTCCACATCCCCGGCAACGTGCTCAAGGGCGGGTGGAAGGTCGTGGCGTTCGTGGACAGCAAAGCCAGCCCCCGCCAGAAGGAGGCCATTCTGGCCGCCCATACCGGAGAGCTGGGTGGCCCCCTCGCGGACCTGGCGACGTTGGTGGGCGAGGTGCTCGGCGTGTATGACGTGCCCATCGAGTTCGCCATGACCGAGGGACGCGGGCACATCCGGGTGGGCGACGCGGTAGCCGGGGAGATGCAGCCCCTCACCGACCTCCAGGGCCGACCCACCTCGCTGGTGGACAGCGTCTTCAGCACCATTCCGGGCTCGCCGGCCATTGTGGGCAAGGCTCCAATGCTGAGGGCCCGCATTCCGCAGCACCGCATCGGGTGGGAGTTCAGCGGACGCAACGCCATCCTGGGAAGCTTCCGGTTCACCGCGTGA
- a CDS encoding MFS transporter: protein MTSPVPPSRTQPVRFVVLLGVVSLLADATYEGARSILGPYLLALGATATAVGFVSGLGELVGYVLRLVSGKVADRTRRYWALTAGGYTVNLLSVPLLAVVGRWEMAGLLVLTERAGKALRTPPRDAMLSYAASRLGAGWAFGLHEALDQAGAVAGPLLVSGVLAAGWGHRDAFAALALPAVLCLAALARAYREFPEPSRLQEAAAPADGGLARALRPYLVGVALVAAGFVDFPLLAYHFSRTSALPPAAVPVVYALAMAADAAAAVILGRWFDRWGMPVLAVGSAASAAFAPLAIFGGPGGAVVGAAVWGAGVGLQESVLRAAVARLAPPDRRAFAFGLFQTVYGVAWFGGSALLGLLYDLHPGALVAFAVATQVAAALRFAWLPRRR from the coding sequence ATGACTTCGCCCGTCCCGCCGAGCCGCACCCAGCCGGTCCGGTTCGTGGTCCTCCTCGGCGTGGTGAGTCTGCTGGCGGACGCCACGTACGAAGGGGCGCGGAGCATTCTGGGGCCGTACCTGCTGGCCCTGGGGGCGACCGCCACGGCGGTGGGGTTCGTCAGCGGCCTCGGGGAGCTGGTGGGCTATGTCCTACGGCTCGTCTCCGGAAAGGTGGCGGACCGCACGCGCCGCTACTGGGCCCTCACCGCGGGCGGCTACACAGTCAACCTGCTGTCGGTACCGCTTCTGGCCGTGGTGGGCCGCTGGGAGATGGCCGGGCTGCTGGTTCTCACCGAGCGCGCGGGGAAGGCCCTCCGCACACCTCCTCGGGATGCCATGCTGTCGTACGCGGCCAGCCGCCTGGGAGCCGGCTGGGCGTTCGGGCTGCACGAGGCCCTGGATCAGGCCGGTGCCGTGGCGGGGCCTCTTCTGGTGAGCGGGGTCCTGGCTGCGGGGTGGGGTCACCGGGACGCGTTCGCGGCGCTCGCGCTGCCCGCGGTCCTGTGTCTGGCCGCGCTCGCCCGGGCGTACCGGGAGTTCCCCGAACCCTCCCGCTTGCAGGAGGCCGCCGCGCCCGCGGACGGGGGTCTGGCGCGTGCTCTCCGGCCGTACCTCGTGGGCGTGGCCCTGGTGGCGGCGGGCTTTGTCGATTTCCCGCTCCTCGCCTACCACTTCAGCCGCACCTCCGCGCTGCCGCCGGCCGCGGTACCCGTGGTGTACGCCCTGGCCATGGCCGCGGACGCCGCGGCCGCGGTGATCCTGGGCCGGTGGTTCGACCGGTGGGGGATGCCCGTGCTTGCCGTGGGCAGCGCAGCCTCCGCCGCCTTCGCCCCTCTGGCAATCTTCGGGGGCCCGGGGGGCGCGGTGGTGGGTGCCGCCGTGTGGGGCGCGGGCGTGGGGCTCCAGGAGTCGGTGCTGCGGGCCGCGGTGGCCCGCCTGGCTCCGCCGGACCGCCGCGCCTTTGCCTTCGGCCTGTTCCAGACGGTGTACGGGGTCGCGTGGTTCGGTGGAAGCGCCCTTTTGGGCCTGCTGTACGACCTGCACCCCGGGGCCCTGGTTGCCTTCGCGGTGGCCACACAGGTTGCGGCCGCGCTCCGGTTCGCCTGGCTGCCGAGGCGAAGGTAA
- a CDS encoding OsmC family protein yields the protein MEGKKSLNGVDVGQLVETVEAIKANPGLARFTFRATSEWVGGGRSRTKVQGFYGAGQEDTSRTEPFVLEGDEPPVLLGTNAAPNAVEAVLHALASCLAVGFVYNAAARGIRVDSLEFTLDGDVDLHGFLGLSDQVRPGYQGIRVAYRVKADAPRDEIVALCEYVQKTSPVLDILRNAVPVTVRLEP from the coding sequence GTGGAGGGCAAGAAGAGCCTGAACGGGGTCGATGTGGGCCAGCTGGTGGAGACCGTGGAGGCCATCAAGGCGAACCCGGGCCTTGCACGGTTCACGTTCCGCGCGACCAGCGAGTGGGTGGGCGGCGGCCGATCCCGGACCAAGGTCCAGGGGTTCTACGGGGCCGGGCAGGAGGACACCTCGCGTACCGAGCCCTTCGTCCTGGAAGGGGATGAACCGCCCGTGCTGCTCGGCACGAACGCGGCGCCCAACGCGGTGGAAGCCGTGCTGCACGCCCTGGCGTCCTGCCTTGCGGTGGGGTTCGTCTACAACGCGGCCGCCCGAGGCATCCGGGTGGACAGCCTGGAGTTCACGCTGGACGGAGACGTGGACCTCCACGGCTTCCTGGGGCTATCGGACCAAGTGCGGCCCGGGTACCAGGGAATCCGGGTGGCGTACCGCGTGAAGGCGGACGCGCCCCGGGACGAGATCGTGGCGCTGTGCGAGTACGTCCAGAAGACCTCGCCGGTGCTGGACATCCTCCGGAATGCGGTTCCGGTGACGGTAAGGCTGGAGCCGTGA